AACGATGAGGCCATCGGGGTGCCGGCGGCCTTTCAGAACTCCTGGGACTTGTTTGACGTTATGGTGAACAAGTTCCGGGGTGTGGCCATCCTGGTGGGCGGCCTGGTCTTTGTGGGCATTCAATTAGTCCTCCGGAAGACCAAACTGGGAATTGTGGTTCGGGCCGGGGTGGAAAACAAAGAAATCGTCCAGGTCATGGGATACAACATCCAACGCATCTTCTCGGGCGTTTTTGCCGCCGGGGCGGCCCTGGCGGCCATGGGCGGGGTGATGATCTCCCTGTTCAACGGACATATCTATCCGAATATGGGCGATGAAAATCTTATTTTCGCCTTGATCGTGGTGATCATCGGCGGCATGGGGTCGGTGACCGGCAGTTTTCTGGGGGCCCTGATGGTCGGTCTGGCCTTTAATTATGTGGCCTTTCTGGTGCCGAAGGTCGCTCTGGGGGTCAATATTATGATTATGGCTATTATATTGCTCATCCGGCCCAAAGGCCTCATGGGCCGGGATTAGACAAGGAGGCAAAGGTGACAGACATCAGTCCGGTTCAACAGGACAGGCTTTATGAGCAGCAAACCCGGTATACCCGGCCGACCTTCTACATTCAATTAATCCTGGTGGCAGTTTTGCTGACCATTCCCTGGGCCTTTTCCTCTTTCAGGGTCATGGATTTAGTGGCCAAGATCATGATCTTCGCTGTCTTTGTAGCCTCCTATGACCTTTTGCTCGGTTACAGCGGACTGCTCTCCCTGGGCCATTCCCTGTTTTTCGGCATCGGGGCCTATTCCCTGGCCCTGGCCGTCTACCATTCCAAAGACCCCGGCTGGGCGCACATCTTCCTGGCCGTTGGTGTCGCCCTGGGTCTGAGTATTTCCATGGCCCTGGTCATCGCCTTTTTTTCCCTACGGGTCAAGGCCATTTTTTTTGCCATGATGACTCTGGCCCTGGCCGAATTTGCCTATATCCTGGCTATCCAGTGGTATGACGTGACCAAGGCCGAAGACGGGGTTTCCTTTAAACTGCCGGGCATCTTCAATGTGGACTGGTCGGCAGCAAATTTTTTGGGGATGGAAGTCAACGGCCGGCTTATGGCCTATTATTTTATCCTGATCGTCTCGGTGATCCTTTTTATCGTCATGCTCCGTTTTGTCCGCTCTCCGGTGGGTCAGGTCCTCAAGGCCATACGGGACAACGAACCCCGGGCCACGGCCCTGGGCTACAAGACCTTCCGCTACCAGGTCTTTGCCATTGTTTTCGGATCGGCCATCGCCTCCCTGACCGGAATCCTTTTCGCCCTGTGGGTGAAATACGTCAACCCGGAATCGGTACTCGGTACCGCTCTGATGCTTAATGTACTGCTGATGGTCATCATCGGCGGCCTGGGCACGCTTTACGGCAGTCTCTTCGGGGCTTCCTTCATCAAAATTGCCGAGACCTGGCTCCCTGACCTCCAGAAGATTGCCAAGGAGCTTTTGCCCAACGTGGAAATAGCCCATCGTCTGGCCGAGCGCTGGATACTGTACTTCGGAATCCTTTTTATCCTGGTGGTCTTTTTCTTTCCCAAAGGCTTTGTCGGCACGGCCAGGGATATGATCAGACAACGGAAGGCGGCAGTCAGAAAGGAGGCCGGTGGTGCCTGATCCTAAGGCTAAGGCCGGTATCCTGAGTCTGGCTGCCTATATCCCCCGGGCCTATCATGATGCCGATTACATCGCCTCCCGGTCCGAAACCCCGGCCGAGGTCATCCGGACCAAACTGGGCTGGTATCAGAAAAATGTGCCCGGTCCTGGGGATCAGACCGTGGCCATGGGCCTGAAGGCCGCCCGGAAGGCCTTTTATCTTTCGGGGTTGGCGCCTTCCGATATCGATCTGGTCATCTGGAGCGGGGAAGAGGTCAAGGAATACCGCAACTGGCCGGTGGGGCCCAAGATCCAGAAGGAACTGGGTTTGAAAAAGGCCTGGTCTTTTGATATCCAGCAGCGCTGCGGCACTACTATGGTGGCTCTTAAACTGGCCCGGGACATGATCCGGGCCGACGACCGGATCAACAATATCCTCATCGTTTCCGGTTACCGCAATTCCGATCTGATCCACTATCCCAACCCCAGGGTGCGCTGGATGTACTTTCTGGCAGCCGGCGGGGCGGCCTGTCTGGTCCAGAGAAATTGTCCCCACAACGAGATCCTGGAAGGCCACTTTATGACCGACGGCTCCTTTACCTGGGATGTCTATGTTCCCCAGGGGGGCTCGGCCCAACCCATGACCCTTCAAGGGCTGGAAGAAGGGAAACAGTATTTAGACGTCCTGGACCCGGTAGGCATGAAGGATCGCCTGGAGAGGCTGAGTTTAAGCAACTGGCTTTATTGCATCGACCAGGCCCTTGAAAAAAGCGGCTACAGCCGGGCCGATGTCGATTACCTGGCCACCCTGCTGGTCAAGCGCAGCGCCCATGACTATCTGATGAACCAGTTGGGGCTGAAACCGGAACAGACCCGGTATTTTGAAGAGTTCGGCCATCAGGGCCAGAACGATCAGATCCTTTCCCTGGATTTGGCTGTTGAAGAGGGCCGTCTCAAGGACGGGGATCTGGTGCTGATGATCTCGGCCGGCATCGGATATGCCTGGGATGTGCTGGTCATGCGCTGGGGCAGTGAAGGCAATGATTAATTTAATAGTATAGGAAATTCCTTTTTGGACGCAGATTGACTCGGATCGGCAGATTTTCGCCGATCATGCCGATTGCCAGGATTTAATTTGAAAAAAAGTTTCAAGTTGCAAGATGCAGGTTCAGATTTCCATTTTGAGCTTTGAGCCTGTTTCTTGGTAACAATTTAGCCCTTTGAAAAACTTGAAACTTTACTTGAAAAATCCTGACTTTCGCATACCGTCATTCCGGTGAAAACCGGAATCCAGGTGTTATGCTGAGACGAAAAGAACCTGGATTCCCGTTTTCACGGGAATGACAGAGAGGCTATCGACGTTTTTTCAAAAAGCTAAACTGATACGTTTCTTGAACCTGCGGGTATCGGCGAAAATCAGCGTCCCAATTTATTTTTCGACGGGATTTACCGGATTATTATGAACTGGATTCCGGCTTTCGCCGGAATGACGTAATGCGAGCTTTGGCGACTTTTTACACGTTCATCAATTAATGATGCCCATGTAAAAACTCGTCATTCCCGCGCAAGCGGGAATCCAGAGACCATTGGGACAAGTGGGGCGATCCTCATGACGTCATTCCCGCGCAGGCGGGAATCCAGAATTAAAAATTATCAATCCTGTTAATCCTGTCAAATAAAAAATTTACGGAAAGTTTACGGAGAAGGCATCAATGCTCTACGGAGATTGGATAGGACGGTGGGGGAAAAGTTTTCCCGAGGCCGAGGCCATTGTGGATATCGGAAGGAACCGCCGTTACACTTACGGGGAACTCAGCCTCGATGTCAATCGTCTGGCCCATTTTCTTTCGGACGAACTCAGAATAAAAAAAGGCGACCGGGTGGCGGCGCTGGCCTTCAACCGGGCCGACTACATCACCCTTTTTCTGGCAACGAGTCGATTAGGGGCTATATTGGTGCCCCTTAATTTTCGGCTGACCATCGATGAATTGATCTATTATTTTGAGGATGCCGCCCCCAGGGCCTTTTTCTTCGATCAGGACCATGTCCAGACCGCCGGCGAACTCCGGTCCAGGATCAAGGTGGACCATTTTGTCTGCCTGGATGCGGATGAAAGGGTCGGCCGAAGCCTGCCGGCCCTTTGGGATCAATTGCCATCCACCCCATACCCCGAATGCGGCTTGAGCCCCCATGATCCTCAGTTGATCATCTATACCTCAGGGACCACCGGGTTGCCCAAAGGGGTGGTCATGACTTATGGCATGATCACCTGGAACTCGATCAATACCATCATCGGCTGGGGCTTTAACCGGGGGGAACGGACCATCCTGCACCCGGCCCTGTTTTATACGGCCGGCTGGAATGTCTTTACCCTGCCCCTTTTTCACGCCCTGGGGACCAATATCCTGATCCAGCGTTTCGAGGCGGACCTGGTCCTGGACCTGATCGAGAGGGAGCGGATCACCGTCTTTTTTGCCGTTCCCACCATGTACCAGATGATGATCGAATCCCCCAAATTCAAGGCCACGGATTTCTCCAGTGTCTGGTTTCTGGTCTCCGGCGGCGCCCCTTTGACCGAAAAAATCTTTGAGACCTTCAAGAAAGAAAAAGGGATCCATCTTCGGGAAGGATACGGCCTGACCGAAGTGGGGCCGAACTGTTTCCAGGCGAATGGGAAGCTGAAGACTGTGGGTCATCCCATGCCCCATGTGGATATGAAACTCATTGACGGTCAGGGCCGGGAAGCAGCCATGGGCCAGGAGGGGGAGCTCCTTTTCCGTGGCGATCAGTTATGCGCCGGCTACTGGAACAAGCCCCAGGCCACGGCCGAGGCCATCCAGGACGGCTGGTTTTATACCGGTGACCTGGCCAGGGTAGATGCAGACGGCCATCTGGCCATCGTGGGCCGCAAAAAGGATATGCTCATCTCCGGAGGGATCAATATCTATCCGGCGGAAATCGAGCGGATCATCGAGGCCCATCCTGCGGTGGCCGCCGTGGCCGTTATCGGTGTGGCCGATGAAAAGTGGGGTGAGGTGGGCAAGGCCTGCATCGAACTCAAAGCCGGCAAAAGCCTGACGTTACCCGAACTTCAGGAATTCCTGGCCGACAAAATGGCCAAATATAAAATTCCCAAATATCTGGTGGTGGTGGAGGCCCTGCCCAGAACAGTGGCTTCGGAAAAGGTGCGCAAGTTCGTGCTCAAGGAAAAGCACGGGAAAGCGGATAATAATTAAATAAGGAAGTTAATGAGAAATGATTGAATCAGACGACCAAATCGGCATTATAAGTTACGGACTCTACACCCCGACCGGATTCGAGATCGCCGACGAAATAGCCGGCAGGGCAGGGTTGTCATCTGAAGCGGTGCGGGCCCTGGGGACCGAGCGCAAGTGCAGACCCGCCGGGGATGACCAGCCAGTGTCTATGGCCGTCAAGGCCGCCAAACAGGCCTTTGAGCGGGCCGGGGGGATAAAACCCGAAGAGGTGGATCTGGTCTTGTGGACCGGCGAGGAATACAAGGACTATATCGCCCAGACGGCCTCCATCCGGGTCCAGGAGGAGACTGGCTGCCGAAAGGCCTGGGCCTTTGACCTGGTCGATCAGGGAGTGACCCTGGTTCTTGGGCTGCGCATCGCCCGGGATATGATGCTGGGCGATAAGAATATCAACACAGTTCTTTTGGCCGGGGGGACCCGCAATGTGGATCTGGTGGACTACGCCAATCCCGATACCCACTTTATGCTGCCTTTTTCAGCCGGTGGCGGGGCGGTCTTACTGCGGCGGGGTCATGACCGTAACATTTTAGGGGCTATTGAACTGACCGTGGACTGCGAAATGGCCGATGAAGTGTATGTGCCCGGGGGCGGAACCCTGTATCCCTTCAGTGCGGATAATCTTGATTCGAAAATTATGTTCTTTCAGACGCCCCGGCCTGATGTGGTCAGGAATTACCTGGATGAACGCTGGCCCCAGGCCCTGGCCGAAACGGCCGCAAAGGTCCTTCCCGGCCGCAGGCCCGATTATCTGGCCTTGAGACACCTGACTCCAACCCAGCGCCACAATGTGCTGGACCAATTAGGCTTGAACACCGATCAATCCCCGGCCCTGGACCAATGGGGCTGTCATGGCACCAATGATGTGCTTCTATCGATGGACCTGGGCCTGAAAAGCGGGGCCGTCAAAGAGGGCGCTTCTATTGTCCTGGCCGCCGGCGGCATCGGCTTCACTTACGCCGCCGCCCTGATCCATTGGGGATCGTATTAGTTTAGTGCTATTGTCTGATAAGAGTGAAGGAGTAGTTATCGTGGCCGGCCCCGATTTAGCAGATTAAAATGGCTGACGACCGATTTCCTATCCTGAGAGATGTGAGTGTCTGGGTCTTCTGGCTGGGGCTCCTTTTTCTGACCTGGGTACCCTCGGCCCTTTCGGAGGAGATAAGCTGCGAAGCGGAGATAAAATTTCAGGATGGGGGAAAACATCTCATCGATCTCAAGTTGATTTTGGAAAAGAATCT
The DNA window shown above is from Deltaproteobacteria bacterium and carries:
- a CDS encoding branched-chain amino acid ABC transporter permease, yielding NDEAIGVPAAFQNSWDLFDVMVNKFRGVAILVGGLVFVGIQLVLRKTKLGIVVRAGVENKEIVQVMGYNIQRIFSGVFAAGAALAAMGGVMISLFNGHIYPNMGDENLIFALIVVIIGGMGSVTGSFLGALMVGLAFNYVAFLVPKVALGVNIMIMAIILLIRPKGLMGRD
- a CDS encoding branched-chain amino acid ABC transporter permease, which encodes MTDISPVQQDRLYEQQTRYTRPTFYIQLILVAVLLTIPWAFSSFRVMDLVAKIMIFAVFVASYDLLLGYSGLLSLGHSLFFGIGAYSLALAVYHSKDPGWAHIFLAVGVALGLSISMALVIAFFSLRVKAIFFAMMTLALAEFAYILAIQWYDVTKAEDGVSFKLPGIFNVDWSAANFLGMEVNGRLMAYYFILIVSVILFIVMLRFVRSPVGQVLKAIRDNEPRATALGYKTFRYQVFAIVFGSAIASLTGILFALWVKYVNPESVLGTALMLNVLLMVIIGGLGTLYGSLFGASFIKIAETWLPDLQKIAKELLPNVEIAHRLAERWILYFGILFILVVFFFPKGFVGTARDMIRQRKAAVRKEAGGA
- a CDS encoding 3-oxoacyl-ACP synthase, which codes for MPDPKAKAGILSLAAYIPRAYHDADYIASRSETPAEVIRTKLGWYQKNVPGPGDQTVAMGLKAARKAFYLSGLAPSDIDLVIWSGEEVKEYRNWPVGPKIQKELGLKKAWSFDIQQRCGTTMVALKLARDMIRADDRINNILIVSGYRNSDLIHYPNPRVRWMYFLAAGGAACLVQRNCPHNEILEGHFMTDGSFTWDVYVPQGGSAQPMTLQGLEEGKQYLDVLDPVGMKDRLERLSLSNWLYCIDQALEKSGYSRADVDYLATLLVKRSAHDYLMNQLGLKPEQTRYFEEFGHQGQNDQILSLDLAVEEGRLKDGDLVLMISAGIGYAWDVLVMRWGSEGND
- a CDS encoding AMP-binding protein produces the protein MLYGDWIGRWGKSFPEAEAIVDIGRNRRYTYGELSLDVNRLAHFLSDELRIKKGDRVAALAFNRADYITLFLATSRLGAILVPLNFRLTIDELIYYFEDAAPRAFFFDQDHVQTAGELRSRIKVDHFVCLDADERVGRSLPALWDQLPSTPYPECGLSPHDPQLIIYTSGTTGLPKGVVMTYGMITWNSINTIIGWGFNRGERTILHPALFYTAGWNVFTLPLFHALGTNILIQRFEADLVLDLIERERITVFFAVPTMYQMMIESPKFKATDFSSVWFLVSGGAPLTEKIFETFKKEKGIHLREGYGLTEVGPNCFQANGKLKTVGHPMPHVDMKLIDGQGREAAMGQEGELLFRGDQLCAGYWNKPQATAEAIQDGWFYTGDLARVDADGHLAIVGRKKDMLISGGINIYPAEIERIIEAHPAVAAVAVIGVADEKWGEVGKACIELKAGKSLTLPELQEFLADKMAKYKIPKYLVVVEALPRTVASEKVRKFVLKEKHGKADNN